A genomic window from Synechococcus sp. CBW1107 includes:
- a CDS encoding CBS domain-containing protein — protein MSTPVLSVTPTTPLQEAVKLMSDHHISGLPVLDEEGALIAELSEQDLMVRESGFDAGPYVMLLDAVIYLRNPLDWDKQVHQVLGNTVGDVMSRHPHSCSSDVSLAAAAKLLHDRSTQRLFVRDGETVVGVLTRGDVVRALAAEG, from the coding sequence ATGTCCACACCCGTCCTGTCGGTGACTCCGACCACGCCGCTGCAGGAGGCGGTGAAGCTGATGAGTGACCATCACATCAGCGGCCTCCCCGTGCTGGATGAGGAGGGGGCGCTGATCGCTGAACTGAGCGAGCAGGATCTGATGGTGCGGGAGAGCGGCTTCGATGCAGGCCCCTACGTGATGCTGCTCGATGCCGTCATCTACCTGCGCAACCCACTCGACTGGGACAAGCAGGTGCACCAGGTGCTCGGCAACACGGTGGGCGATGTGATGAGCCGCCATCCCCACAGCTGCAGCTCCGACGTGTCGCTGGCGGCCGCCGCCAAGCTGCTGCACGACCGCTCCACCCAGCGGCTGTTCGTGCGTGACGGCGAGACGGTGGTGGGGGTGCTCACCCGCGGCGACGTCGTGCGCGCGCTGGCGGCCGAGGGCTGA
- a CDS encoding CDP-alcohol phosphatidyltransferase family protein produces the protein MTPSASESSGGRSAVPRARRLADALTVARAFLGLPLLLALGAGQAGLGWALLLLAGFSDWADGWLARRSGGGSVWGARLDPLTDKILISAPLLWLAREGTLPLWAVWLLLARELLISGWRAGQASGAPASAAGKAKTVLQFTALLLLLWPLTWPLASGLRSLGWWLFWPSLLLALSSGASYLRAGLSRPAGPDRS, from the coding sequence ATGACCCCTTCCGCCTCTGAATCGTCTGGAGGGCGGTCTGCCGTGCCACGGGCTCGCCGCCTGGCCGACGCCCTCACCGTGGCCCGGGCCTTCCTGGGGCTGCCCCTGCTTCTGGCTCTCGGCGCCGGTCAGGCCGGGCTTGGCTGGGCGCTGCTGCTGCTGGCCGGCTTCAGCGACTGGGCCGACGGCTGGCTGGCCCGACGCTCGGGCGGCGGCTCGGTCTGGGGGGCACGGCTCGACCCGCTCACCGACAAGATCCTGATCAGCGCCCCTCTGCTCTGGCTGGCGCGGGAGGGGACCCTGCCCCTCTGGGCTGTCTGGCTGCTGCTGGCCAGGGAGCTGCTGATCTCCGGCTGGCGGGCCGGCCAGGCCAGCGGCGCTCCGGCCTCAGCCGCCGGCAAGGCGAAGACCGTGCTCCAGTTCACGGCCCTGCTGCTGCTGCTCTGGCCGCTCACCTGGCCCCTGGCCAGCGGCCTGCGCAGCCTGGGCTGGTGGCTGTTCTGGCCCTCGCTGCTGCTGGCGCTCAGTTCGGGCGCCAGCTATCTGCGGGCGGGCCTCAGCCGGCCAGCAGGGCCTGATCGGAGCTGA
- a CDS encoding NAD-dependent epimerase/dehydratase family protein, translating to MQILVMGGTRFIGKPLVAQLLAAGHELTLFTRGRQPLPEGVEHLSGDRSDPAALEPLRGRAFDVIIDSSGRSGADSQAVVERTGAPSHRFVYVSSAGVYADSELWPLDENAATDPASRHAGKLDTESWLRQQAIPFTSFRPTYIYGPGNYNPVESWFFDRIVHGRPVPLPGDGTTITQLGHVSDLATAMARCLDVEAAANRIYNCSGAKGVTFRGLVAAAARACGVEPEAVEIRSFDPSGLDKKARKAFPLRLAHFLTDIHRVQRELAWSPAFDLDAGLADSYSNDYALRGATTPDFSSDQALLAG from the coding sequence GTGCAGATCCTGGTGATGGGTGGAACCCGTTTCATCGGCAAGCCCCTGGTGGCTCAGCTGCTTGCCGCCGGGCACGAGCTCACCCTCTTCACCCGCGGCCGCCAGCCCCTGCCCGAGGGCGTGGAGCATCTCTCGGGCGACCGCAGCGACCCCGCCGCCCTGGAGCCGCTGCGCGGTCGCGCCTTCGATGTGATCATCGATTCCAGCGGCCGCAGTGGAGCCGACAGCCAGGCGGTGGTGGAGCGCACGGGAGCGCCCAGCCACCGCTTCGTGTATGTGAGTTCCGCCGGGGTCTACGCCGACAGCGAGCTCTGGCCCCTGGATGAGAACGCCGCCACCGACCCCGCCAGCCGCCACGCCGGCAAGCTGGACACCGAATCCTGGCTGCGGCAGCAGGCGATTCCCTTCACCAGCTTCCGTCCCACGTACATCTACGGACCCGGCAACTACAACCCGGTGGAGAGCTGGTTCTTCGACCGGATCGTGCATGGCCGGCCCGTGCCCCTGCCGGGCGATGGAACCACGATCACCCAGTTGGGCCATGTCAGTGACCTGGCCACGGCGATGGCCCGCTGCCTGGATGTGGAGGCCGCGGCCAACCGCATCTACAACTGCAGTGGAGCCAAGGGCGTCACCTTCCGTGGCCTGGTGGCCGCGGCGGCAAGGGCCTGCGGTGTCGAACCTGAGGCCGTGGAGATCCGCAGTTTCGATCCCTCCGGGCTCGACAAGAAAGCCCGCAAGGCCTTTCCCCTGCGTCTGGCCCATTTCCTCACCGACATCCACAGGGTGCAGCGGGAGCTGGCCTGGTCGCCCGCCTTCGATCTCGACGCCGGCCTGGCCGACAGCTACAGCAACGATTACGCCCTGCGCGGGGCCACCACCCCCGACTTCAGCTCCGATCAGGCCCTGCTGGCCGGCTGA
- a CDS encoding Coq4 family protein: MPRWTELLRSVNNLKLLAAIGRSGGDLHSVADLVDNMLESPQMDACVRRFRSVPGGAEMMDQRYPPLQPDIERMIQMPAGSLGHGYGQLIRELNYDPDFFRPRPIDTEARWLTQRIATTHDIHHVVTGFGTGTVGENGVLMITANQIGFPAYVLLNSAAQLSSFRQQSTQRPVQLDFEQLSAALAQAMAIAWARASCLAAVRWEEGWERPVQSWREELGILEPADDAPYGLTLLAPAL; the protein is encoded by the coding sequence ATGCCCCGCTGGACCGAGCTGCTGCGCTCCGTGAACAACCTCAAGCTGCTGGCGGCCATCGGTCGCAGCGGCGGCGATCTGCACTCGGTGGCCGATCTCGTCGACAACATGCTCGAAAGCCCGCAGATGGACGCCTGCGTGCGCCGTTTCCGCTCCGTGCCGGGCGGTGCCGAGATGATGGATCAGCGCTACCCGCCCCTGCAGCCGGACATCGAGCGCATGATCCAGATGCCGGCAGGCAGCCTCGGCCACGGATACGGCCAGCTGATCCGCGAGCTCAACTATGACCCCGACTTCTTCCGGCCCCGCCCGATCGACACCGAGGCGCGCTGGCTGACCCAGCGGATCGCCACCACCCACGACATTCACCACGTGGTGACGGGTTTCGGCACAGGGACCGTGGGCGAGAACGGTGTGCTGATGATCACCGCCAACCAGATCGGCTTCCCCGCCTACGTGCTGCTCAACAGCGCCGCCCAGCTGAGCAGCTTCCGCCAGCAGAGCACGCAACGCCCCGTTCAGCTCGACTTCGAGCAACTCAGCGCGGCCCTGGCCCAGGCGATGGCCATCGCCTGGGCCAGGGCCTCCTGTCTGGCGGCGGTGCGCTGGGAGGAGGGCTGGGAGCGTCCGGTTCAGAGCTGGCGTGAGGAGCTGGGAATCCTCGAGCCCGCCGATGACGCTCCCTATGGACTGACGCTCCTCGCACCGGCGTTGTGA
- the hisA gene encoding 1-(5-phosphoribosyl)-5-[(5-phosphoribosylamino)methylideneamino]imidazole-4-carboxamide isomerase — protein MQIIPAIDLLDGQCVRLHQGDYDRVTRFSDDPVAQALSWQEQGAERLHLVDLDGARSGQPINDAVVRAITASLTIPVQLGGGVRTAERADDLLACGLDRVILGTVAIEQPDLVRQLAARHPGRIVVGIDARNGLVATRGWIEDSRTQATELAASFEGSGVAAIISTDIATDGTLAGPNLEALRSMAEATSLPVIASGGVGSVTDLLALLSLAPLGVEGVIVGRALYDGSVDLGEALQAVGPARLQDPLDASLC, from the coding sequence ATGCAGATCATCCCGGCCATCGACCTGCTCGACGGGCAGTGCGTGCGCCTGCACCAGGGCGATTACGACCGGGTCACCCGCTTCAGCGACGATCCGGTGGCCCAGGCCCTCTCCTGGCAGGAGCAGGGGGCCGAACGGCTGCATCTGGTCGACCTCGACGGGGCCCGCAGCGGTCAGCCCATCAACGATGCCGTGGTGCGTGCCATCACCGCCTCCCTGACGATCCCCGTGCAGCTGGGGGGCGGCGTGCGCACGGCGGAGCGGGCCGACGACCTGCTGGCCTGCGGCCTCGATCGGGTCATCCTCGGCACCGTGGCGATCGAGCAGCCGGATCTGGTGCGGCAGCTGGCAGCCCGCCATCCCGGCCGCATCGTGGTGGGCATCGATGCGCGCAACGGCCTGGTGGCCACCCGCGGCTGGATCGAGGACAGCCGCACCCAGGCCACCGAGCTGGCCGCCAGCTTCGAGGGCAGCGGCGTGGCGGCGATCATCAGCACCGACATCGCCACCGACGGCACCCTGGCCGGGCCCAACCTGGAGGCCCTGAGGTCCATGGCCGAAGCCACCTCCCTGCCGGTGATCGCCTCCGGCGGCGTGGGCTCGGTCACCGACCTGCTGGCCCTGCTCAGCCTCGCCCCGCTGGGGGTGGAGGGAGTGATCGTGGGCCGCGCGCTCTACGACGGCAGTGTCGACCTGGGGGAAGCTCTTCAGGCGGTGGGACCCGCGCGGCTGCAGGACCCCCTGGATGCCTCACTCTGCTGA
- a CDS encoding Fur family transcriptional regulator, with translation MRATVAQAFRRCRDLGMRLSRQRRMVLELLWSDRRHLSARDIFERLNAQGRNIGHTSVYQNLEALQSAGVIECLDRASGRLYGYRSDPHSHLTCLQSGEIEDLDVVLPEELLQQIEDLTGYSIESYTLQLFGRRRA, from the coding sequence CTGCGCGCCACGGTGGCCCAGGCGTTCCGGCGCTGCCGTGACCTGGGCATGCGTCTGAGCCGCCAGCGGCGGATGGTGCTGGAACTGCTCTGGAGTGATCGGCGTCACCTCAGCGCCCGCGACATCTTCGAGCGCCTCAATGCCCAGGGCCGCAACATCGGCCACACCTCCGTCTACCAGAACCTCGAGGCCCTGCAGTCCGCTGGTGTGATCGAGTGCCTCGATCGCGCCAGTGGCCGGCTCTATGGCTACCGCAGCGATCCCCACAGTCACCTCACCTGCCTGCAAAGCGGTGAGATCGAGGACCTCGACGTGGTGCTGCCCGAGGAGCTGCTGCAGCAGATCGAGGATCTCACCGGCTACAGCATCGAGTCGTACACCCTCCAGCTCTTCGGCCGCCGCCGGGCCTGA
- a CDS encoding DUF3685 domain-containing protein, whose protein sequence is MTEPAGAPGVAGTPRCQVLLLAPPLLRQGLSRLLADASPPCRVAGEAGDLEGAPQLVIWSLEAPIHPDTLLLELERLDQRWLPAPLLLLIPAQPGCSSDWLLQLPAAGLLQDPEPEALLEAVSTLLQGGRVVALDGDGGTSVTAGSGSAWGAGTMGLGQWLLISGLQQIDQELELGRRLLDPPPANLLLQLILEGRQRELRSARTLLIWLWGPVSMAWGATGLPPEPKSPVQEPRPPSGGSTAITLRQRTAVAVWEAIHQRLSQASQGPLLRQGSVELFALEGLSQERRRDLFLALLAQLDQLLRQLRQERLRGDELQGRWQTLQPELRRQALLQMAGPYVQLPQQGNLLPVADTLTSQGSFDLDDPDLPPSQPMLAALISAQPLLVDGRLLAPDEPQALLYLETLVSNWVIRSAESISADVLACCGDWPELRRYLLVKELIATRSLERLRNQLNAQQRWSEWFEKPIQLYESQRRLYRLEEGGTIRPLLLTEPRDEELRQLGWLQQSVTLALEARDALAPQLRALLQRVGDLIVVVLTQVIGRAIGLVGRGILQGLGRGISRP, encoded by the coding sequence GTGACTGAGCCTGCGGGCGCCCCTGGGGTTGCCGGGACCCCCAGGTGCCAGGTGCTGCTGCTGGCTCCGCCCCTGCTGCGCCAGGGCCTGAGCCGCCTGCTCGCGGATGCGAGCCCGCCCTGCCGGGTGGCAGGCGAGGCTGGCGACCTCGAGGGCGCCCCACAGCTGGTGATCTGGAGCCTGGAGGCCCCGATCCATCCCGACACCCTGCTGCTGGAGCTGGAGCGGCTGGACCAGCGCTGGCTGCCGGCCCCCCTGCTCCTGCTGATTCCCGCCCAGCCCGGCTGCAGCAGCGACTGGCTCCTGCAGCTGCCGGCCGCCGGACTTCTGCAGGACCCCGAGCCCGAAGCCCTGCTGGAGGCCGTGAGCACCCTGCTTCAGGGAGGACGGGTGGTGGCCCTGGACGGGGACGGCGGCACCAGTGTGACTGCCGGGTCGGGCAGCGCCTGGGGAGCGGGAACGATGGGGCTCGGCCAGTGGCTGCTGATCAGCGGGCTGCAGCAGATCGATCAGGAGCTGGAACTCGGCCGCCGGCTGCTGGACCCACCCCCGGCCAATCTGCTGCTGCAGCTGATCCTGGAAGGCCGGCAGCGGGAACTGCGCTCCGCTCGGACCCTGCTGATCTGGCTGTGGGGGCCGGTCTCGATGGCCTGGGGAGCCACGGGTCTGCCTCCGGAGCCGAAGAGCCCTGTGCAGGAGCCGCGCCCCCCCAGCGGCGGCAGCACCGCCATCACCCTGCGGCAGCGCACCGCCGTGGCTGTATGGGAGGCGATCCATCAACGGCTGAGCCAGGCCAGCCAGGGCCCGCTGCTGCGCCAGGGCAGCGTCGAGCTGTTCGCCCTGGAGGGACTGAGCCAGGAGCGGCGGAGGGATCTGTTCCTGGCCCTGCTGGCTCAGCTGGATCAGCTGTTGCGGCAGCTGCGCCAGGAGCGCCTGCGCGGCGACGAGCTGCAGGGCCGCTGGCAGACGCTGCAGCCGGAACTGCGCCGACAGGCCCTGCTCCAGATGGCTGGTCCCTACGTGCAATTGCCTCAGCAGGGGAACCTGCTGCCCGTGGCCGACACCCTCACCAGCCAGGGGAGCTTCGATCTCGACGACCCTGATCTCCCTCCCAGCCAGCCGATGCTGGCGGCCCTGATCTCCGCCCAGCCCCTGCTGGTGGACGGACGACTGCTGGCCCCGGACGAACCCCAGGCCCTGCTCTATCTCGAGACCCTGGTGAGCAACTGGGTCATCCGCAGCGCCGAGAGCATCAGCGCCGATGTGCTCGCCTGTTGCGGCGACTGGCCTGAACTGCGCCGCTACCTGCTGGTGAAGGAGCTGATCGCCACCCGCAGCCTGGAGCGCCTGCGCAACCAGCTCAATGCCCAGCAGCGCTGGAGCGAGTGGTTCGAGAAACCGATCCAGCTCTACGAGAGCCAGCGGCGGCTCTACCGCCTCGAGGAGGGAGGAACGATCCGCCCGCTGCTGCTCACCGAACCCCGCGACGAGGAACTGCGCCAGCTGGGCTGGCTGCAGCAGAGCGTCACCCTGGCGCTGGAGGCCCGCGATGCCCTGGCACCGCAACTCCGGGCCCTGCTGCAGCGCGTCGGCGATCTGATCGTTGTGGTGCTCACGCAGGTGATCGGTCGTGCCATCGGCCTGGTGGGGCGCGGCATCCTTCAGGGGCTCGGGCGAGGCATCAGCAGGCCCTGA
- a CDS encoding thylakoid membrane photosystem I accumulation factor, whose protein sequence is MRLPVRLGFQAGPLSALRACLLSLILGAWLLLAPASPAAAALTTNSYDGNIYSLYAGNGSLVPPRSTLAKAMADHRPVVLIFYLDDSADSKQFAPVVSELQRLWGSRVEIIPLTTDLLQNRPEEGVSDPAHYWKGLIPQVVVLDPAGRVVFDGKGRVSSEAISAALSKATGLNPAGSAETSATRSFNELNSEVVPAG, encoded by the coding sequence TTGCGCCTTCCTGTCCGCCTCGGCTTCCAAGCCGGTCCCCTCTCCGCCCTCAGAGCCTGTCTGCTCAGCCTGATCCTCGGTGCCTGGCTGCTGCTCGCCCCGGCCTCTCCAGCGGCGGCGGCCCTCACCACCAACAGCTACGACGGCAACATCTATTCGCTCTATGCCGGCAATGGCTCGCTGGTGCCGCCCCGGAGCACCCTGGCCAAGGCGATGGCCGATCACCGCCCGGTGGTGCTGATCTTCTATCTCGATGACAGCGCCGACAGCAAGCAGTTCGCCCCCGTGGTCTCGGAGCTGCAGCGGCTGTGGGGCTCGAGGGTCGAGATCATCCCACTCACCACCGATCTGCTCCAGAACCGGCCCGAGGAAGGCGTCAGCGACCCCGCCCACTACTGGAAAGGCCTGATTCCCCAGGTCGTGGTGCTCGATCCCGCCGGCCGTGTGGTATTCGACGGCAAGGGGCGGGTGAGCAGCGAAGCCATCAGCGCGGCCCTGAGCAAGGCCACCGGGCTCAACCCGGCCGGCAGTGCCGAGACCAGCGCCACCCGCAGCTTCAATGAGCTGAACAGCGAAGTTGTCCCCGCAGGCTGA
- the fumC gene encoding class II fumarate hydratase, with amino-acid sequence MTVQPETPTRRESDSLGAIQVPAEHYWGAQTQRSLHFFPFGEAMPEAIVRAFGQLKAACAEVNTSLGCLDPALAALIVAAAEDVARGDLAAEFPLRVWQTGSGTQTNMNVNEVIANRAIEAAGGKLGSKAPVHPNDHVNLSQSSNDTFPTALHVAVVLELERRLIPAVEALITALYAKAERFAGIIKIGRTHLQDAVPLSLGQEFGGYGAQLKLGLDSLRHTLPQVRQLAIGGTAVGTGLNAPPGFGEKVAARLAERIGLPFNSAPNKFQALAGHEPLAATHGALTVLAGSLLKIANDIRWLGSGPRCGLGELILPENEPGSSIMPGKVNPTQCESLTMVAVQVMGNNSAVQMAASQGNFELNVFKPLIAHNVLESIELLTGGCTSFRKHCIEGLEANESRISDLLDQSLMLVTALTPAIGYDRACAIAKHAHEHRLSLKEAALVLGEISAEEFDRWVKPDAMV; translated from the coding sequence ATGACCGTCCAGCCGGAAACCCCGACACGCCGGGAAAGCGACAGTCTCGGTGCCATCCAGGTGCCCGCCGAGCACTACTGGGGGGCCCAGACCCAGCGCTCCCTCCATTTCTTTCCCTTCGGTGAGGCGATGCCGGAGGCGATCGTGCGGGCCTTCGGCCAGCTCAAGGCCGCCTGCGCCGAGGTGAACACCAGCCTGGGTTGCCTCGATCCGGCCCTGGCGGCCCTGATCGTGGCGGCGGCCGAGGACGTGGCCCGCGGCGATCTGGCGGCGGAGTTTCCTCTGCGGGTCTGGCAGACCGGCTCAGGCACCCAGACCAACATGAACGTCAACGAGGTGATCGCCAACCGGGCGATCGAGGCCGCTGGCGGCAAGCTGGGCAGCAAGGCGCCGGTCCATCCCAATGACCACGTCAACCTGAGCCAGTCGAGCAACGACACCTTCCCCACCGCCCTGCACGTTGCGGTGGTGCTGGAACTGGAGAGACGGTTGATTCCCGCCGTGGAGGCGCTGATCACAGCCCTGTATGCCAAGGCGGAGAGGTTTGCAGGGATCATCAAGATCGGCCGCACCCATCTGCAGGATGCTGTGCCGCTCAGCCTGGGCCAGGAGTTCGGCGGCTATGGGGCCCAGCTGAAGCTGGGGCTCGACAGTCTGCGCCACACGCTGCCCCAGGTTCGCCAGCTGGCGATCGGCGGCACGGCAGTGGGCACCGGCCTCAATGCCCCCCCAGGCTTCGGCGAGAAGGTAGCGGCACGGCTGGCCGAACGGATCGGCCTGCCGTTCAACAGCGCACCGAACAAGTTCCAGGCCCTGGCGGGCCATGAACCCCTGGCGGCGACCCATGGCGCCCTCACGGTGCTGGCCGGAAGCCTGCTGAAGATCGCCAACGACATCCGCTGGCTCGGCAGCGGACCCCGCTGTGGGCTGGGCGAGTTGATCTTGCCGGAGAACGAACCTGGCTCCTCGATCATGCCGGGCAAGGTGAATCCCACCCAGTGCGAAAGCCTCACGATGGTGGCCGTACAGGTGATGGGCAACAACAGCGCTGTGCAGATGGCGGCCAGCCAGGGCAACTTCGAGCTCAATGTGTTCAAGCCGCTGATCGCCCACAACGTGCTGGAGAGCATCGAGCTGCTCACCGGCGGCTGTACCAGCTTTCGCAAGCACTGCATTGAAGGGCTCGAGGCCAATGAGAGTCGCATCAGTGATCTGCTGGATCAGAGCCTGATGCTGGTGACTGCCCTCACCCCGGCGATCGGCTACGACCGCGCCTGCGCCATCGCCAAACATGCCCACGAGCACCGGCTGAGCCTCAAGGAAGCGGCCCTGGTGCTCGGCGAGATCAGCGCCGAGGAGTTCGATCGGTGGGTGAAACCGGACGCAATGGTGTGA
- a CDS encoding OST-HTH/LOTUS domain-containing protein, which yields MSQEDGWAPLSTVGNQQIKNDPSFDPRNFGLRKLSELVKAQTYLVVKEVPIAAGTQLTGDR from the coding sequence GTGAGCCAGGAGGACGGATGGGCGCCTCTGAGCACTGTGGGCAACCAGCAGATCAAGAACGACCCCTCCTTCGACCCCCGCAACTTCGGCTTACGCAAGCTGAGCGAACTGGTGAAGGCCCAGACCTACCTGGTGGTGAAGGAAGTGCCGATCGCGGCGGGTACCCAGTTGACCGGCGACCGCTAA